A window from uncultured Desulfobacter sp. encodes these proteins:
- a CDS encoding ABC transporter ATP-binding protein: MINKLTVNNLTFGYTGQDVLHDFSMAIGDGQIVSIVGPNGSGKSTLIKCIDRILEPCSGDVRVDRQDLLKMNRKDAARRIAYVPQNSLRVFAHTVFDVVLMGRRPHLGWKANEQDEGKVWEVLRLLGIEELALAFFSELSGGQQQKVLIARALAQDTGVLLLDEPTSNLDVWHQIDVMEILRTLVRRQRLTAVIAIHDLNMAARYSDRMLMMKKGKILANGMPDDVLTPENLEAVYGIKATVKRIGDSPFVIPLSRVPVNGHGRAAVRR; this comes from the coding sequence ATGATCAATAAACTGACCGTGAATAATCTGACCTTTGGTTATACCGGCCAGGATGTGCTGCACGACTTTTCCATGGCCATCGGGGACGGTCAGATTGTCAGTATTGTCGGCCCGAACGGTTCCGGCAAATCCACCCTGATTAAATGCATTGACCGGATTCTTGAGCCCTGTTCCGGCGACGTGCGGGTGGACCGCCAGGATCTTTTGAAAATGAACCGGAAGGACGCCGCCCGCAGGATCGCCTACGTGCCCCAGAATTCGTTGCGGGTGTTTGCCCACACGGTCTTTGACGTGGTGCTCATGGGACGCAGGCCCCATCTGGGATGGAAGGCCAACGAACAGGATGAGGGCAAAGTGTGGGAAGTGCTCCGGCTGCTGGGTATTGAGGAACTGGCATTGGCGTTTTTTAGTGAGTTGTCCGGCGGCCAGCAGCAAAAGGTGCTGATTGCCCGGGCCCTGGCCCAGGATACGGGGGTGCTGCTTCTGGATGAACCCACCAGCAATCTGGACGTCTGGCATCAGATTGACGTGATGGAGATTCTGCGAACCCTGGTCCGCAGGCAACGGCTTACAGCCGTTATTGCCATCCACGATCTGAACATGGCGGCCCGGTATTCCGACCGGATGCTGATGATGAAAAAGGGAAAAATTTTGGCCAACGGTATGCCGGATGACGTGCTGACCCCGGAAAATCTTGAAGCGGTTTACGGCATAAAAGCCACGGTGAAACGCATCGGGGATTCGCCGTTTGTGATTCCGTTGTCACGGGTTCCCGTTAACGGACACGGTCGGGCGGCTGTCAGGCGTTAG
- a CDS encoding SdiA-regulated domain-containing protein: MKHLFIPALAAGLITLLSWGTCPGDTPHPPAPAAYAAYKDAVLCGRITSLKLPEVSGITVSRKTPGLLWVINDSSNPAAIYGLSTKGELLKSYKIEGAINWDWEDLAGFRYKEEDFLVIADVGDNWSARPFSTLYCVKEPAADNQSETLELEWKMNFSYENGPLDCEAVAVDAAHQKIYLLSKRTAVPILYELPLDMDGKKFMYTARAVATIKPIPGPIPKNQKQAHGKYRSHPTAMDISADGNTLYILTYKHAYAYSRTPDQTWDQAFSRHPLQITLPDRSKALVQREALGLDHTSGKIFITTEKIPAPIYVVEPTSPAAH, translated from the coding sequence ATGAAGCACCTGTTCATCCCGGCCCTGGCCGCAGGCCTTATAACCCTGTTATCCTGGGGAACCTGTCCTGGGGACACGCCTCATCCACCGGCACCCGCAGCATATGCAGCATATAAGGATGCGGTCCTTTGCGGGCGCATCACATCCCTTAAGTTACCAGAGGTCTCCGGCATAACTGTTTCCCGGAAAACACCCGGGCTGTTGTGGGTTATCAATGACAGCAGCAATCCAGCTGCAATTTACGGTCTTTCCACCAAGGGAGAGCTGCTTAAATCATACAAAATCGAGGGGGCAATAAACTGGGACTGGGAAGACCTTGCCGGATTTCGGTACAAAGAAGAAGATTTCCTTGTCATTGCGGATGTGGGCGACAACTGGTCGGCCCGCCCTTTTAGTACGCTTTATTGTGTAAAGGAACCGGCAGCCGACAACCAAAGCGAAACCCTTGAACTTGAATGGAAAATGAATTTCAGTTATGAAAACGGCCCCCTGGATTGTGAAGCCGTGGCCGTTGATGCGGCACACCAGAAAATTTACCTGCTGAGCAAACGCACCGCCGTACCGATTCTATATGAACTGCCCCTGGATATGGACGGCAAAAAATTCATGTATACGGCCCGGGCTGTGGCGACAATCAAACCCATCCCCGGGCCAATCCCGAAAAATCAAAAGCAGGCCCATGGCAAATACCGCTCCCACCCCACGGCCATGGACATTAGTGCCGACGGGAACACCCTTTACATTTTGACCTACAAACACGCATATGCATATTCACGCACGCCGGACCAGACATGGGACCAGGCATTTTCAAGGCATCCCCTCCAGATCACGCTGCCGGACCGCTCTAAAGCCCTGGTCCAGCGCGAGGCATTGGGGCTGGACCACACCAGTGGAAAAATCTTTATCACAACGGAGAAAATCCCTGCCCCGATCTATGTGGTTGAACCCACATCGCCTGCGGCACACTGA
- a CDS encoding slipin family protein codes for MMLLWKIVFVLLIALLGLGSIKINRQYARSVVFRFGRLKGVKDAGVFWIIPVVDQIVRVDLRTRQLDVPKQTIITRDNISVDVDAVIYYHVNDPARAVVEVEDYEGATALIAQTMLRDVLGQNELDSILSDREVLNQKIQTLLETVTAPWGVHVDIVTIRDIALPENMLRAMARQAEAERERRARVILADGECQASQRMSEAAKVYEATPAALKLREFQTLSEIAKERNLIVVTGTTDATGTMIGCAKAIDR; via the coding sequence ATGATGTTATTGTGGAAAATTGTTTTTGTTTTGCTTATCGCTTTGTTGGGCCTGGGATCTATCAAGATTAACCGCCAATATGCCCGGTCGGTAGTATTCAGATTCGGCCGCTTGAAGGGTGTAAAAGACGCAGGCGTTTTCTGGATCATTCCCGTGGTGGATCAAATCGTCCGGGTGGACTTAAGGACCCGTCAACTTGACGTGCCTAAACAGACGATCATCACCCGGGACAATATCAGCGTGGATGTGGATGCGGTGATTTATTATCACGTCAATGATCCGGCTCGGGCGGTGGTGGAAGTCGAAGATTACGAAGGGGCCACGGCCCTCATTGCACAGACCATGCTCCGGGATGTTCTGGGGCAGAACGAACTGGATTCGATCCTTTCGGACCGGGAGGTCCTGAACCAGAAAATTCAAACCTTGCTTGAAACCGTGACCGCGCCCTGGGGTGTCCATGTTGATATTGTCACCATTCGCGACATTGCCCTGCCCGAAAATATGCTCCGGGCCATGGCGCGCCAGGCCGAGGCCGAGCGGGAAAGGCGGGCCCGGGTGATTCTGGCGGACGGTGAGTGCCAGGCATCCCAGCGGATGAGCGAGGCGGCTAAGGTTTATGAAGCCACACCGGCCGCACTCAAGCTCCGTGAGTTCCAGACCCTGTCTGAAATTGCCAAGGAACGTAACCTGATCGTGGTCACCGGCACAACAGATGCCACCGGCACTATGATCGGATGTGCAAAGGCCATTGACCGATGA
- a CDS encoding iron ABC transporter permease, with amino-acid sequence MIHALLRATPALSWRIPGRTRTGKMTPTQQAHAGSVQGKFFFLGALLLLLIISASFIITLGQVPMTVSQVYLTLVERLIPSGFNIDPMIAHVVWHIRMPLITGTVICGVGLGICGCVMQAVLKNPMASPFTLGISSGAHFGVSLAAVFGVTFLDGPYFLVGNAFVCAALCSGFIIALSALRGATSETLILAGIAVNYLSQAANQLFTYIADDEQRTIMSYWGMGSLSDLNWHSLGFLGAVCLICLPFLYRNAWDLNLMTTGDDCAKSMGVDANAVRMSVMVVASLLVAAIVAFTGVIGFVGLVAPHIARIIIGNDHRFLIPASGGIGGALLLIANTVSMNILGGVVIPVGIIMSMLGIPLFLYLIIRGKRREFWS; translated from the coding sequence ATGATACACGCGCTTTTGCGAGCTACCCCGGCGCTTTCCTGGCGGATTCCCGGCAGAACCCGCACCGGAAAAATGACGCCGACCCAGCAGGCCCATGCAGGTTCCGTCCAGGGTAAATTCTTTTTCCTGGGTGCTCTGCTCCTGCTGCTGATCATTTCGGCCAGTTTCATCATCACCCTGGGACAGGTGCCCATGACTGTCAGCCAGGTTTATCTTACCCTGGTTGAGCGGCTGATTCCAAGCGGGTTTAACATTGACCCTATGATCGCCCATGTGGTCTGGCACATCCGCATGCCGCTGATCACAGGCACCGTGATTTGCGGTGTGGGGTTGGGCATCTGCGGGTGCGTGATGCAGGCGGTCTTAAAAAATCCCATGGCAAGTCCCTTTACCCTAGGGATCTCTTCGGGCGCCCACTTTGGTGTCTCTCTGGCCGCCGTTTTCGGTGTCACCTTCCTGGACGGGCCCTATTTCCTGGTGGGGAATGCCTTTGTTTGCGCGGCCCTTTGCTCGGGATTCATCATCGCCCTTTCGGCTCTGAGGGGGGCCACGTCCGAAACACTGATCCTTGCCGGCATTGCGGTCAACTATCTGTCCCAGGCCGCCAACCAGTTATTTACCTATATTGCCGACGATGAGCAGCGGACCATCATGTCCTACTGGGGCATGGGCTCTCTTTCGGATCTCAACTGGCACAGCCTCGGGTTTTTGGGTGCCGTCTGTCTGATCTGCCTTCCGTTTCTTTATCGCAATGCCTGGGATCTGAACCTGATGACCACGGGCGATGATTGCGCCAAGAGCATGGGGGTGGATGCCAACGCGGTTCGTATGTCCGTCATGGTGGTGGCAAGCCTGCTGGTCGCCGCCATTGTCGCCTTTACAGGCGTCATCGGGTTTGTGGGGCTTGTAGCGCCTCATATCGCACGGATCATCATCGGTAATGATCATAGATTTCTGATTCCGGCATCCGGCGGTATCGGCGGGGCCTTGCTTTTGATTGCCAATACCGTGTCCATGAACATCCTGGGCGGCGTTGTCATTCCCGTGGGCATCATCATGTCCATGCTGGGTATTCCCTTGTTTCTCTATCTGATAATCAGGGGTAAACGCCGGGAGTTCTGGTCATGA
- a CDS encoding sirohydrochlorin cobaltochelatase: MHQHGYIGRKMRLPKLKNHPAIIIATFGTSTSGQAAMDAVEAQIAETFPDHQIYWAYTSEIIRRKKGLPSLLETLAKVESDGYRKAVVQPLHVFPGTEYQQVRESSLYFPGLRVILGETLCHRWSFIEAVLEEVSGDFLTGKDQINLLALHGTPLAADPVNTIYMGINHLVSGMYDNVYSATVEGVPNIQAIAGQIKKDHSRTPFTRIRLIPMLFLAGIHVQEDLMGEKDSWRTIFEGMGMEVDCPTITCGTQEYFKGLAYRNVCIRFFCQRIQRALDLMKHY; encoded by the coding sequence ATGCACCAGCATGGTTACATCGGCCGCAAGATGCGGCTGCCCAAACTTAAAAATCATCCGGCAATCATCATTGCAACCTTTGGCACTTCGACCAGCGGCCAGGCAGCCATGGACGCCGTTGAAGCCCAGATTGCCGAAACTTTTCCCGACCATCAGATATACTGGGCGTATACATCGGAAATCATCCGCAGAAAAAAAGGGCTGCCAAGCCTTCTGGAGACCCTGGCCAAGGTGGAATCCGACGGGTATCGCAAAGCCGTTGTCCAGCCCCTGCATGTTTTTCCCGGCACAGAGTATCAGCAGGTCAGGGAGTCTTCGTTATATTTTCCCGGGTTACGGGTGATATTGGGGGAAACCCTGTGCCACCGGTGGAGTTTTATCGAAGCGGTCCTGGAAGAGGTATCGGGGGATTTTCTCACCGGGAAAGACCAGATCAACCTGCTTGCCCTGCACGGAACGCCTCTGGCGGCAGATCCGGTGAACACAATCTATATGGGCATCAATCATCTGGTTTCGGGGATGTATGACAATGTTTATTCGGCCACGGTGGAAGGGGTTCCCAACATCCAGGCGATTGCCGGGCAGATTAAAAAGGACCATAGCCGGACACCGTTTACCCGGATTCGCCTGATCCCCATGTTGTTTCTGGCCGGTATACATGTGCAAGAAGACCTTATGGGCGAAAAGGACAGCTGGCGAACGATTTTTGAAGGGATGGGAATGGAAGTGGACTGCCCCACCATCACCTGCGGGACACAGGAATATTTCAAGGGCCTTGCATATAGAAACGTGTGTATCCGGTTTTTCTGCCAAAGAATTCAACGGGCACTTGATCTCATGAAGCACTATTGA